From a region of the Gimesia sp. genome:
- a CDS encoding peptidoglycan recognition family protein produces the protein MKGIIMCCVAMLPAFEITGCTQRNSLPPVTINSPAPMPAPQYPAQAAKPAPTGPLFTTPPTIAIEPSNPWKPEAEVRDWEYIVIHHTASSSGSVESIHELHSKKKDKSGNSWLGIGYHFVIGNGNGMPDGEIESTFRWREQMHGAHAGNNAYNQKGIGICLVGNFENEPPTEAQMAAVKKLVGVLKAEYSISSQNVQGHRDVKATACPGKYFPMSEVASAVDLPVLGSTSPPEPTRKPEIELAQE, from the coding sequence ATGAAGGGCATCATCATGTGTTGTGTTGCAATGTTGCCAGCCTTTGAAATCACGGGATGTACGCAACGGAACTCCCTGCCTCCAGTGACTATTAATTCTCCCGCTCCCATGCCAGCCCCACAATACCCGGCCCAAGCTGCAAAACCAGCTCCTACCGGGCCCCTGTTCACCACGCCTCCGACGATTGCAATCGAACCGTCCAACCCCTGGAAGCCAGAAGCAGAGGTGCGTGACTGGGAATATATCGTGATTCATCACACCGCGTCCTCTTCAGGTAGTGTCGAAAGCATTCACGAACTGCACAGTAAGAAAAAGGATAAATCCGGTAATTCCTGGCTGGGAATCGGTTATCACTTCGTGATCGGCAATGGCAACGGCATGCCTGACGGAGAGATCGAATCCACATTCCGCTGGCGTGAGCAGATGCATGGTGCTCATGCGGGAAATAATGCGTACAACCAGAAAGGTATCGGGATCTGTCTGGTTGGAAATTTTGAAAATGAACCTCCCACAGAAGCACAAATGGCTGCAGTGAAGAAGCTCGTGGGAGTCCTCAAAGCGGAATACAGTATCTCCAGTCAAAACGTACAGGGACACCGCGATGTCAAAGCGACCGCCTGCCCTGGGAAATACTTCCCCATGAGCGAAGTCGCCTCTGCCGTTGATCTGCCCGTTCTGGGATCAACGTCCCCACCTGAACCCACGAGAAAACCTGAGATCGAACTGGCTCAGGAATAG
- a CDS encoding PASTA domain-containing protein: MKSKPVLHQSALTLFSWAILTLLVTASLEAQVDQRKPRPDPADAVMQVQELPKALEDILAKWEKESGKINKLEGEHVRIWYDDVFCVEKRSEGKFYYEKPDKGRIDITGMKIGKNAKPGKVNPKTGKPFILQPGENEKWICDGHRIFKIDEDEKAYEVFPIPLERRGANIMEGPLPFLFGMPAKTAKQRYYLKLIDNSPQQIVIAVKPRRRADAANYQEAKVLLDPNTYLPRAVQLIHPGGNQSTVYSFQKVEANKARGIIATVFGNSPFTPDLEGYQLQGKVVAQADGGQELQPAPQQQIAPIQHATFKVPNMVGHDFKSARKVLEDMGLKPQFHRGDPAGQPKLIYQVYQQVPVPGSAAQKGQTIHLKLYVDPSKAQN, translated from the coding sequence ATGAAGTCAAAACCTGTCTTACACCAAAGTGCTCTCACGTTATTCTCCTGGGCGATACTGACACTGCTTGTGACCGCGTCTCTTGAAGCGCAGGTCGATCAGCGAAAACCACGCCCCGACCCGGCCGACGCAGTAATGCAGGTCCAGGAACTCCCCAAAGCGTTAGAAGACATTCTGGCGAAGTGGGAAAAGGAATCAGGCAAAATCAATAAACTGGAAGGCGAGCATGTTCGCATCTGGTATGACGATGTTTTCTGTGTCGAAAAACGCTCCGAGGGAAAATTCTATTACGAGAAACCAGATAAAGGCCGGATCGATATTACCGGCATGAAAATTGGTAAGAATGCCAAGCCGGGTAAAGTGAATCCCAAAACAGGAAAACCCTTCATATTACAACCTGGCGAAAATGAGAAATGGATCTGTGACGGACATCGGATTTTCAAAATTGATGAAGATGAAAAAGCGTACGAAGTCTTTCCGATCCCCCTGGAGCGTCGTGGTGCCAATATCATGGAAGGCCCCCTGCCGTTCCTGTTCGGGATGCCTGCAAAAACTGCTAAGCAACGCTATTATTTAAAACTGATAGATAACTCACCACAACAAATTGTCATCGCTGTCAAACCACGTCGGCGGGCAGATGCGGCAAATTACCAGGAAGCCAAAGTCCTGTTGGATCCAAATACGTATCTGCCGCGAGCTGTGCAGTTAATTCACCCAGGCGGGAATCAGTCCACTGTTTACAGTTTCCAAAAAGTGGAAGCGAACAAAGCCAGAGGCATCATCGCTACAGTATTCGGAAACAGTCCATTTACACCGGACTTGGAAGGCTATCAGCTCCAGGGTAAAGTGGTCGCTCAAGCCGATGGCGGTCAGGAGCTACAACCTGCTCCGCAGCAACAGATCGCTCCTATTCAGCATGCTACTTTTAAAGTACCGAATATGGTCGGACATGACTTTAAATCCGCCAGAAAAGTACTGGAAGATATGGGCCTGAAACCTCAGTTTCACCGAGGCGATCCTGCAGGACAACCCAAACTGATCTACCAGGTTTATCAGCAGGTTCCTGTACCAGGTTCTGCAGCTCAGAAGGGCCAGACGATTCATCTGAAGCTCTACGTCGATCCGAGTAAAGCACAAAACTGA
- the bamD gene encoding outer membrane protein assembly factor BamD, whose protein sequence is MTMSTYDRLNKTSRVFRTVVQALILSVCVSATGCAMFSDRSTGLSAWKPPWSKKSVTDDPTIDNVRGPMQRVLQTAMWKKERESNFIKPGVGATEYKKAQELFDAKNYKEAEKEFKAIVKKFKNDPIREDAQFMIAECQFARKRYSWAQDSYDQLLVDFPSTRHLDQTTKRMFTIARHWLQDPSIISGSEVQQVNLEEPGSDSPELPDDGKKRSSRWALVPNLFDRSRPVFDTENRALEALKSIWLHDPTGPLADDALMLTASHYLQKGRYMDADRTFSLLREEYPKSPHLKDAFMLGTHVKLMSYQGPRYDATVLDDAGNLKETTLRMFPNADKQRLKTELQKIEYAKAKREWETVEYWMRRSKPKSAAVYCNLLIEHYPTSPFANQARDLLAELGRDNTNHLWANYAVPGKKSAEKEPEPSRFSLPGIPGFGSDEPKAIPAPSKAPAEQAPAEDTELEPPARLRLDGLDEPIRRIPSDGEPEPARIQL, encoded by the coding sequence ATGACCATGTCCACTTATGATCGACTTAATAAAACTTCACGCGTATTCCGCACTGTAGTTCAGGCTCTGATTCTCAGCGTCTGTGTCAGTGCCACGGGCTGCGCCATGTTCAGCGACCGTTCGACCGGATTATCCGCGTGGAAACCGCCCTGGTCTAAGAAAAGCGTGACCGATGATCCCACTATCGACAACGTACGCGGCCCTATGCAGCGCGTGCTGCAGACAGCGATGTGGAAAAAAGAACGGGAATCCAATTTCATCAAACCTGGCGTTGGTGCAACTGAATACAAAAAAGCCCAGGAATTGTTTGACGCCAAGAATTACAAAGAGGCTGAAAAAGAATTCAAGGCCATCGTCAAGAAATTCAAAAACGATCCCATTCGAGAAGACGCTCAGTTCATGATCGCCGAGTGTCAGTTTGCCCGGAAGCGATACTCCTGGGCACAGGACAGCTACGATCAGTTGCTGGTGGATTTCCCTTCCACACGTCACCTCGACCAGACGACCAAGCGGATGTTTACCATCGCACGCCACTGGTTGCAGGATCCTTCGATCATTTCCGGCAGTGAAGTCCAGCAGGTTAACCTGGAGGAACCGGGGTCGGACTCCCCCGAACTGCCCGATGATGGTAAGAAACGCAGCAGCCGCTGGGCACTGGTGCCAAACCTGTTTGACCGCAGTCGCCCTGTGTTCGATACCGAAAACCGTGCTCTCGAAGCCCTCAAGTCTATCTGGCTACATGACCCTACCGGTCCTCTGGCCGATGACGCTCTGATGCTGACCGCCAGTCATTATCTGCAGAAGGGACGTTACATGGATGCAGACCGGACCTTCAGTCTGCTGCGTGAAGAATATCCGAAAAGCCCCCACCTGAAGGATGCCTTCATGCTGGGAACGCACGTGAAACTGATGTCTTACCAGGGCCCCCGCTACGATGCCACCGTGCTCGACGATGCTGGAAACCTGAAAGAGACTACACTGCGAATGTTCCCCAACGCCGACAAGCAACGGCTGAAGACGGAACTCCAGAAAATCGAATACGCGAAAGCAAAGCGTGAGTGGGAGACCGTTGAATACTGGATGCGCCGCAGCAAACCCAAGTCAGCAGCAGTCTACTGTAACCTGCTGATCGAACATTATCCTACATCTCCCTTTGCCAATCAGGCCCGCGATCTGCTGGCCGAACTGGGACGCGATAACACGAATCATCTCTGGGCCAATTATGCGGTACCAGGGAAAAAATCAGCTGAAAAAGAACCAGAACCATCTCGCTTCTCTCTTCCGGGCATACCCGGTTTTGGCAGCGACGAACCCAAGGCGATTCCCGCCCCATCCAAAGCACCTGCTGAGCAGGCACCCGCTGAGGATACGGAACTCGAACCTCCGGCTCGTTTGAGACTGGATGGACTGGACGAACCGATTAGAAGAATTCCCTCAGACGGAGAACCGGAACCGGCACGGATCCAACTATAA
- the recO gene encoding DNA repair protein RecO — protein sequence MSNEKTEGIIIRLADFSESSKVVTWFTRDFGKTACLAKGAKRLKSSFEAAIDLLATCRIVFIRKSSGGLDILTEAQLVNRFRPYPGNLSHLYVGYYIAELLDALTEEYDPHPELYDAVCETIQHLQEHDDFQKPLIKFELTILEEIGQLPQFEYCAGCNGELGPAEAYLYDAHNGGVYCRDCEQQRHGNVRVSRGTISVLQKLSTEKTVLSQRLNLSLQQQREIRHLLSTTMSHILGRRPKMASYLKL from the coding sequence ATGTCAAACGAAAAAACGGAAGGTATCATCATTCGACTGGCCGACTTCAGCGAGTCGAGTAAAGTGGTTACCTGGTTTACGCGGGACTTTGGGAAAACTGCGTGTCTGGCGAAAGGTGCCAAGCGGCTGAAAAGCTCATTTGAGGCTGCTATTGACTTACTTGCCACATGTCGGATAGTCTTCATCCGAAAATCTTCCGGCGGGCTCGATATTCTCACCGAGGCCCAGCTCGTGAATCGTTTTCGACCTTATCCTGGAAACCTGTCTCACCTGTATGTGGGATATTACATCGCAGAACTGCTGGATGCTCTGACCGAGGAGTACGATCCTCACCCGGAGCTGTACGACGCAGTCTGCGAAACAATACAGCACCTGCAGGAACACGACGATTTCCAGAAACCTTTGATTAAATTTGAATTAACCATATTAGAGGAGATCGGTCAGCTTCCTCAGTTCGAATACTGTGCCGGCTGTAACGGCGAACTGGGGCCTGCTGAAGCGTATCTCTATGATGCCCATAATGGCGGAGTGTATTGCCGGGATTGTGAACAGCAGAGACACGGAAATGTGCGTGTCTCGCGGGGAACCATCTCGGTACTGCAGAAACTGTCAACTGAAAAAACGGTACTGTCCCAGCGACTGAACCTGTCCCTTCAACAACAACGCGAGATTCGACACCTGCTGTCAACTACCATGTCCCATATCCTGGGGCGTCGCCCCAAAATGGCGTCCTACCTCAAACTGTAA
- a CDS encoding DUF255 domain-containing protein: MRARNLLVLTLSFVFLQSFTPALRADEISWQTNLKQAALQARAQEKSMFIQIGASWCGYCHKMDKETFKDQKVIKHINSCFIPLRVDADENPEFVEAIGVAGLPTTVIISPELKVVKKLSGYVAARDMSGHLQKICLVNHEQAAPAKAQTAEIKKMSQKEVAPEFAFKGVCLVSMLDDQELREGSAQFTSEFKGRKLCFASREHKQKFDASPMEYWPAFDGQCRVSKLERNQSVEGDPYAGGVYRERLVFFSSDAERERFTSNPSYYLAR, from the coding sequence ATGCGCGCCAGGAACTTACTCGTTCTGACATTAAGTTTTGTTTTTCTTCAGTCTTTCACTCCCGCCTTAAGAGCGGATGAAATCAGCTGGCAAACCAACCTGAAGCAGGCTGCCCTGCAGGCCCGCGCTCAGGAAAAATCGATGTTCATTCAGATTGGAGCCAGCTGGTGTGGTTACTGTCATAAAATGGATAAGGAAACCTTCAAAGATCAGAAGGTGATTAAGCACATTAATTCCTGCTTCATCCCACTTCGCGTGGATGCGGATGAAAATCCGGAATTCGTAGAAGCCATCGGTGTCGCCGGTTTGCCTACAACGGTCATTATTTCGCCCGAGCTGAAGGTGGTCAAAAAGCTGTCGGGTTATGTGGCTGCCCGCGATATGTCGGGACACCTGCAGAAAATCTGCCTGGTGAATCATGAGCAAGCTGCTCCTGCTAAAGCCCAGACAGCAGAAATCAAGAAAATGAGCCAGAAGGAAGTGGCTCCCGAGTTTGCTTTCAAAGGGGTCTGTCTGGTCAGCATGCTCGACGATCAGGAGCTGCGGGAAGGGAGTGCGCAGTTTACTTCGGAATTCAAAGGACGCAAGCTTTGCTTCGCTTCTCGTGAACACAAACAGAAGTTTGATGCGAGTCCGATGGAATACTGGCCTGCATTCGACGGGCAATGTCGTGTATCAAAACTGGAACGAAATCAATCGGTCGAGGGCGATCCTTACGCGGGGGGCGTCTATCGGGAACGTCTGGTCTTCTTCTCCAGTGATGCAGAGCGGGAACGCTTTACATCAAATCCCTCTTATTACCTGGCCCGGTAA
- a CDS encoding DNA-binding domain-containing protein translates to MSQQPRHLDQIQRWMQAVITWPGEIQDGIASEDAQSAIPLNPDELETVITRSTQLTSQERIGIYANAYYARLLECLSEEYPALIAVLGETAFGAFCMQYLQSCPSTSYTLGDLGAQFPEFLSENRPAREETKEPDWTDFLVEVATLERLYSEVFDGPGIEQTPLLTPEKLNALSPEELPALKLQLAPCFRLRRFQYPVHEFITSVRKSEEPAIPAPQTTWLAITRRNFIVRRESISEPEYLLLSQLQEGQKIGEAIAGLVEAELLDPEDLVAHLHEWFRHWTAAAFIIGFTN, encoded by the coding sequence ATGAGTCAGCAACCACGCCATCTGGATCAGATTCAGCGCTGGATGCAGGCCGTAATTACCTGGCCGGGTGAAATCCAGGATGGAATTGCTTCAGAGGATGCGCAGTCTGCGATTCCTCTGAACCCTGATGAACTGGAAACCGTGATTACCCGCTCCACTCAATTGACCAGTCAGGAACGAATCGGAATCTATGCCAACGCCTATTATGCCCGGTTACTGGAATGCCTGAGTGAGGAATACCCGGCACTAATCGCTGTTCTGGGAGAAACCGCGTTTGGGGCTTTCTGCATGCAATATCTGCAGTCGTGTCCCTCAACCAGTTATACCTTGGGGGACCTGGGCGCCCAGTTCCCTGAATTCCTGTCAGAAAACAGACCGGCTCGGGAGGAGACGAAGGAACCGGACTGGACCGATTTCCTCGTGGAAGTCGCAACGCTGGAGCGACTTTACAGCGAAGTCTTCGATGGACCGGGCATCGAACAGACACCTCTGTTGACTCCGGAAAAACTGAACGCCCTCTCTCCCGAAGAGTTGCCAGCACTGAAACTGCAGTTAGCGCCCTGCTTCCGTTTGCGCCGGTTCCAATATCCTGTGCACGAATTCATTACCTCTGTCCGGAAGTCAGAAGAGCCAGCCATTCCGGCTCCCCAGACCACCTGGCTGGCAATCACCCGCCGCAACTTTATTGTCCGACGAGAGAGTATTTCCGAGCCTGAATACTTACTGCTCTCTCAATTGCAGGAAGGGCAGAAAATCGGAGAAGCGATCGCCGGGCTGGTAGAAGCAGAACTGCTGGATCCAGAAGATCTCGTCGCTCATCTGCACGAATGGTTCCGCCACTGGACTGCCGCGGCGTTCATCATTGGATTTACCAACTGA
- the smpB gene encoding SsrA-binding protein SmpB, giving the protein MGKKGKKKASKEDPNSRTVCQNRKARHNYEILDTLDCGIMLAGSEVKSIRANKISIEEAFARVQDGEVWLFNCDIALYPQANTMNHQTRRPRKLLMKKAEIRKFAERSENSSLTLIPLTVYFTRGLVKVKLGIAKGRKLHDKREKLKKDSARMDIQRAMRARNN; this is encoded by the coding sequence ATGGGTAAAAAGGGAAAGAAGAAAGCTTCGAAAGAAGATCCCAATTCGCGTACCGTCTGCCAGAATCGTAAGGCCCGCCACAATTACGAGATACTGGATACACTCGATTGCGGAATTATGCTGGCGGGGAGCGAAGTCAAAAGCATCCGCGCGAACAAGATCTCCATCGAAGAGGCTTTTGCCCGTGTGCAGGATGGAGAAGTCTGGCTCTTTAACTGTGATATCGCCCTTTACCCGCAGGCGAACACAATGAACCACCAGACCCGGCGTCCCCGGAAGCTGCTGATGAAGAAAGCCGAGATCCGCAAATTTGCTGAGCGGTCTGAGAATTCGAGTCTGACGCTGATTCCATTGACCGTCTACTTCACTCGTGGCCTGGTGAAGGTGAAACTGGGAATCGCCAAAGGTCGTAAACTGCACGACAAGCGGGAGAAGCTCAAGAAAGATTCCGCACGCATGGATATTCAACGTGCGATGCGCGCCCGCAATAACTGA
- the lptE gene encoding LPS assembly lipoprotein LptE yields the protein MKRFVVNLFVLLVLSVNLPGCGYTVGNSYQPDVQTVYVPIFENQTLRRGYEYQLTEAVQRKIQSRTPFRLAKGVEADTRLTGTIRKINKSVLGTTQNDDPRNLNLEFVVDVTWEDMRSGQILSQQQVPITADVVNLVSQASFAPEVGQSLATATQRVTDELANQIVQLMEAPW from the coding sequence ATGAAACGTTTTGTGGTCAACCTGTTCGTGCTGCTGGTGCTGTCAGTCAATCTGCCAGGCTGCGGCTACACCGTCGGCAATTCGTATCAGCCCGACGTACAGACAGTGTATGTACCTATTTTCGAAAATCAGACTCTGCGTCGTGGATATGAGTACCAGTTAACCGAGGCCGTGCAGCGTAAGATTCAGTCACGAACTCCTTTCCGACTGGCCAAAGGCGTAGAAGCTGATACCCGGCTTACCGGGACCATCAGAAAAATCAATAAATCAGTATTGGGGACCACTCAGAATGACGATCCTCGTAATCTGAATCTGGAGTTTGTCGTGGATGTCACCTGGGAAGATATGCGAAGTGGCCAAATTCTGTCACAGCAGCAGGTTCCCATTACTGCCGATGTCGTCAACCTGGTTTCCCAGGCTTCGTTTGCACCGGAAGTCGGGCAATCCCTGGCGACAGCGACCCAGAGAGTCACCGATGAGCTGGCCAATCAGATTGTACAACTTATGGAAGCCCCCTGGTAA
- a CDS encoding YHS domain-containing protein, whose translation MNLVRVFLTAAFLASTVMLSHAVEAKEAPVALDGNCAVCLVNGKKIVKGKPEFKVVFDGQTYLFPSQKVKQEFEASPEKYVPALKGDCTVCFAHHDGHRNPGTVDHISFYQGRVFLFPNEQIKAVFDKAPAKYSDVDLACNGKCIVCKVDGGKDVPGQAKFTAIHKGMRYQFPSEAVMQKFQASPDKYISQLKTDSQTSSTTDAASQLVSVTGTTGCAACQFGVHPKQDPGELGLAVKSEDGKIYVIEGAHRSHPSLYDSRFESLKVKVKGKEIASKGNFVWLAPQSIETVK comes from the coding sequence ATGAATCTGGTCCGCGTATTTTTAACGGCAGCATTTCTGGCATCAACTGTCATGCTCAGCCATGCCGTGGAAGCCAAAGAAGCTCCCGTTGCATTAGATGGAAACTGTGCCGTCTGCCTAGTGAATGGAAAGAAAATTGTAAAAGGGAAACCGGAATTCAAAGTGGTCTTCGATGGCCAGACTTATCTTTTTCCGTCTCAAAAAGTGAAACAGGAATTCGAGGCGAGCCCCGAAAAGTATGTGCCGGCACTCAAGGGTGACTGCACCGTCTGTTTTGCCCATCATGATGGTCATCGCAATCCGGGAACCGTCGATCACATCAGCTTTTACCAGGGACGCGTCTTTCTGTTCCCCAACGAACAGATCAAAGCTGTATTTGATAAAGCGCCTGCAAAATACTCAGACGTCGATCTGGCCTGTAACGGCAAGTGTATCGTCTGCAAGGTCGATGGTGGAAAAGATGTACCTGGTCAAGCGAAGTTTACCGCCATCCACAAAGGCATGCGTTACCAGTTTCCCAGCGAAGCTGTCATGCAGAAATTCCAGGCAAGTCCTGATAAATATATTTCCCAGCTCAAAACTGACTCTCAAACCAGTAGTACCACAGACGCTGCATCACAGCTCGTCTCTGTCACCGGAACTACCGGTTGTGCCGCCTGTCAGTTTGGCGTACATCCCAAACAGGATCCCGGTGAACTGGGGCTCGCCGTTAAAAGCGAGGATGGAAAAATCTATGTGATCGAAGGTGCTCACAGATCCCACCCCAGCCTGTACGACAGCCGTTTCGAGAGCTTGAAGGTCAAAGTCAAAGGCAAAGAAATTGCATCTAAAGGCAATTTCGTCTGGCTCGCTCCTCAATCAATTGAAACCGTGAAATAA
- a CDS encoding pyridoxal phosphate-dependent aminotransferase has product MALQLSDFAQSLTVETAFSVLAIAKQLKAQGKDVVELEVGDSPFDSTASAKATGIEAIQNNQSHYCASPGIPEFRQAAADFVSREFQVDAKPENIVVGPGAKVFEQFFCEAFLNPGDGVLVFSPYFPTYLPNIERRGARMVLSDLKQENEFRPDLADIEKFINEDPAPKAIFLNSPHNPTGGVIQESDLKAIADLIRGKNIAVFSDEPYCHMVWQGKHHSILAQPGMLDQCVSAYTFSKSYSMSGWRLGFCVASEEVATSIGKMVNTTLSCTPPIVQLAGAAALNKDSQERDEVMLKFREKVVLLTNKLNEIEHFHALDPHATFYVFVNVAPVCNELGITSHGLALYLLQGADDDFGIACLGGECFGEAGHGFLRFSCAEPNDRLEQAIDFIPEALSRKDRIASYLEAHPEARQKTPYRV; this is encoded by the coding sequence GTGGCTTTACAATTAAGTGATTTTGCTCAGTCTCTTACCGTGGAAACCGCCTTCAGTGTTCTGGCAATTGCGAAACAACTCAAAGCGCAAGGCAAAGATGTTGTGGAACTGGAAGTGGGAGACAGCCCCTTTGACAGTACCGCTTCCGCGAAGGCTACCGGAATTGAAGCCATTCAAAATAACCAGTCGCACTATTGTGCCTCTCCGGGGATTCCCGAGTTCCGTCAGGCGGCTGCCGATTTCGTCTCCCGTGAGTTCCAGGTTGATGCCAAGCCGGAAAATATTGTTGTCGGGCCTGGTGCCAAGGTCTTTGAGCAGTTCTTCTGTGAAGCTTTTCTGAACCCCGGGGACGGCGTACTCGTTTTCAGCCCCTACTTCCCGACCTATCTCCCGAACATTGAACGCCGCGGCGCGCGGATGGTACTCTCCGACCTGAAGCAGGAGAATGAGTTCCGACCCGATCTGGCTGACATTGAGAAATTCATCAATGAAGACCCTGCTCCCAAAGCAATCTTCCTGAACTCACCTCACAATCCTACCGGCGGTGTGATTCAGGAATCCGATCTGAAAGCGATTGCCGACCTGATTCGTGGCAAGAACATTGCCGTCTTCAGCGATGAGCCTTACTGTCATATGGTCTGGCAGGGTAAACATCATTCGATCCTGGCACAGCCCGGAATGCTGGATCAGTGTGTGTCTGCTTACACCTTTTCAAAATCTTACAGCATGAGTGGCTGGCGGCTTGGGTTCTGCGTCGCCTCAGAAGAGGTCGCGACTTCCATCGGCAAAATGGTCAATACCACCCTCTCCTGTACTCCCCCCATCGTACAACTGGCGGGAGCAGCCGCGCTGAACAAGGATTCGCAGGAACGCGATGAGGTGATGTTGAAGTTCCGCGAAAAAGTCGTACTGCTGACCAACAAGCTGAATGAGATCGAACATTTTCATGCCCTCGATCCTCATGCCACTTTTTACGTATTCGTGAACGTCGCTCCCGTCTGTAACGAACTGGGAATCACCAGCCATGGTCTGGCTCTCTATCTATTACAGGGCGCCGATGATGATTTCGGTATCGCGTGCCTGGGAGGCGAATGTTTTGGCGAAGCCGGTCATGGCTTCCTGCGGTTCAGCTGTGCGGAACCCAACGACCGTCTGGAACAGGCCATCGACTTCATTCCGGAAGCGCTCTCCCGCAAAGATCGTATCGCCAGCTATC
- a CDS encoding methylated-DNA--[protein]-cysteine S-methyltransferase, with protein MGQRTVADPQGVRSSEQKTSVGQSSPLKCSLFATETGWCGLLGRDNTVTRLWMGHHSRTDALESLQKFCEQNPELKEEEIEEADWFPELRERLQDYFQGARVDFQDITLNLPQLTAFQSRVIQALQQVGYGELITYGELASKAGSPRAARAVGTVMAGNRIPVLIPCHRVVAAGGKLGVFSAPQGTSLKAHLLQLESRGFTE; from the coding sequence ATGGGTCAAAGAACAGTTGCTGATCCGCAGGGAGTTCGCAGTAGCGAACAGAAAACCAGTGTTGGTCAGTCATCTCCCCTGAAATGCTCCCTGTTTGCCACCGAAACAGGCTGGTGTGGACTGTTGGGGAGGGATAATACGGTAACCCGACTCTGGATGGGACACCATTCCCGCACTGATGCGCTGGAATCTCTGCAAAAATTCTGCGAGCAAAATCCTGAGCTTAAAGAGGAAGAAATCGAAGAAGCCGACTGGTTTCCAGAGCTACGGGAGCGACTGCAGGATTATTTTCAGGGCGCCCGGGTTGATTTTCAGGACATCACTCTGAACCTGCCTCAACTGACGGCATTCCAGTCCCGTGTCATCCAGGCTCTGCAGCAGGTTGGTTACGGTGAGTTAATCACTTATGGAGAGTTAGCCAGCAAAGCAGGCTCACCACGGGCCGCTCGCGCGGTGGGAACGGTGATGGCCGGGAATCGAATTCCAGTGCTGATCCCCTGCCACAGAGTTGTTGCTGCGGGAGGAAAACTGGGAGTCTTCTCTGCACCACAGGGGACTTCGCTGAAAGCGCACCTGTTGCAACTCGAATCCCGGGGATTCACTGAGTAA
- a CDS encoding DUF692 domain-containing protein encodes MTEPRLGHENLGLGVGLRTVHFSHILEHQPEVDWFEIISENFMDSQGRPRHVLEQIAERYPIVMHGVSLSIGSTDPLNQDYLRKLKTLADSVNARWISDHVCWTGVAGRNTHDLLPIPYTEATLTHIVERIRTVQEILERPLILENPSSYLEFQDSTMSECDFICRMAEEADCGLLLDVNNVYVSSVNHEFDPVAYVESIPAERVVQCHLAGHTNCGTHLIDTHNGHVVNPVWNLFQLLHQRTGGVATLLEWDADIPPFPTVHAEVLKARQYMDENLVIPEQDSSERGSLQSEAIPHPASFIAAEFE; translated from the coding sequence ATGACAGAGCCGCGTCTTGGACATGAAAATCTCGGACTGGGAGTCGGTCTGAGGACCGTTCACTTCTCACACATCCTGGAACATCAGCCGGAAGTCGACTGGTTCGAAATCATTTCCGAAAACTTCATGGATTCACAGGGACGCCCCCGCCACGTTCTGGAGCAGATTGCAGAACGCTACCCGATCGTCATGCATGGAGTCTCCCTCTCAATCGGTAGCACTGATCCCCTCAATCAGGACTATCTCCGGAAACTGAAAACACTGGCCGACTCAGTTAATGCCCGCTGGATTTCAGACCATGTCTGCTGGACGGGAGTGGCAGGTCGGAACACCCACGATCTGCTGCCGATTCCCTATACTGAAGCGACGCTGACGCATATCGTCGAACGGATTCGCACGGTTCAGGAGATTCTTGAGCGGCCCCTGATTCTCGAAAATCCGAGCAGCTATCTTGAGTTTCAGGACTCAACCATGAGTGAGTGCGATTTTATCTGTCGCATGGCGGAAGAAGCCGATTGTGGACTGCTGCTGGATGTCAATAACGTCTATGTTTCGAGCGTAAATCACGAATTTGACCCCGTCGCTTACGTAGAGTCAATTCCGGCAGAACGGGTCGTGCAGTGTCACCTGGCGGGCCACACGAACTGTGGCACGCATCTGATTGATACGCACAACGGCCATGTGGTGAATCCGGTCTGGAACCTGTTTCAATTGCTACATCAGCGTACGGGAGGCGTGGCAACACTGCTGGAATGGGACGCCGACATTCCGCCTTTCCCGACCGTGCATGCAGAAGTCTTAAAAGCCCGACAATACATGGATGAAAACCTGGTCATTCCAGAGCAGGATTCCTCGGAAAGAGGGTCTCTCCAGTCTGAGGCAATTCCGCATCCGGCTTCATTTATCGCGGCGGAATTCGAATGA